A DNA window from Gillisia sp. Hel1_33_143 contains the following coding sequences:
- a CDS encoding glycogen/starch synthase: MKDKRILYVSSEVIPYLPETDISSMSFEAARMVNGLGGQIRIFMPRYGNINERRHQLHEVIRLSGMNLVIDDLDMPLIIKVASIPKERMQVYFIDNEDYFKRKATLTDEDGKLFSDNDERAIFFAKGVIETVKKLNWSPDIIHVHGWLSSLLPLYLRNYYGNEPLFSGAKIVTSVYNQSFDETLDKDMYKKVLFDGLEDDSVSHLKKPNYVNLMKTAVDNSDAVITGGDNIPDELKKYLEKLDKPVLGYKSPEEFSSAYQEFYTTKVLSE; encoded by the coding sequence ATGAAAGATAAGAGGATATTGTACGTATCATCTGAAGTAATTCCTTACCTGCCTGAAACCGATATATCATCTATGTCTTTTGAAGCCGCTAGAATGGTAAATGGTCTTGGAGGTCAGATAAGAATTTTTATGCCTCGTTATGGCAATATCAATGAAAGGAGACACCAACTGCACGAAGTAATAAGATTATCTGGGATGAACCTTGTAATTGATGATCTTGATATGCCATTAATTATTAAAGTTGCCTCTATTCCAAAAGAGAGAATGCAGGTTTATTTTATTGATAATGAGGATTACTTTAAGAGAAAAGCGACATTAACAGATGAAGATGGAAAATTATTTTCGGATAATGATGAAAGAGCTATTTTCTTTGCAAAAGGAGTGATCGAGACTGTGAAAAAATTGAACTGGTCACCAGATATTATTCACGTTCATGGCTGGTTGTCTTCACTTTTACCACTGTACCTTAGAAACTACTACGGGAATGAGCCGTTATTTTCTGGCGCAAAAATTGTAACATCGGTATACAATCAAAGCTTTGATGAGACGTTAGATAAGGATATGTATAAAAAAGTGCTTTTTGATGGTTTAGAAGATGATAGTGTAAGTCATCTTAAAAAACCGAATTACGTCAATCTTATGAAAACAGCTGTAGATAACTCTGATGCTGTTATTACAGGTGGGGATAATATTCCAGACGAATTGAAGAAGTATCTTGAAAAGTTAGACAAGCCGGTTCTTGGATATAAATCGCCAGAAGAGTTTTCTTCTGCTTACCAAGAATTCTACACTACCAAAGTATTATCAGAATAA
- a CDS encoding alpha/beta hydrolase, with amino-acid sequence MLKKLLLLVLLMPTLLSAQTIYKTIKSSKLGEDRELKIQLPRNYDQNKEKAYPVLIVLDGDYLFEPVAGNVDYYSYWEDIPEMIVVGINQQDTRNADAFYNEKTFLPSDTGAAFFEFIGMELMPFLDSNYRTVPFRVAMGHDFTSNFINYYLLKESPLFQGYINLSPDLAPEMQERVVSALSKTETPVWYYLTTSSEDIPNLKDEILSFNTKLKAIDNKQLHYNFDNFENATHYSLVGNAIPKAIEQIFNVYRPISILDYNRVLLQTSVSSYDYLVEKYEDIETLYRIEKTIRLNDLMAVYKAMEKTEKWDDLEKLSKLADKNYPGTMLAAFFEARYDEETGNPKRAMRNYQKGYGQKPISFLTVDYMLDKADQIKKDFGY; translated from the coding sequence ATGCTAAAAAAACTACTATTATTGGTACTGCTGATGCCAACCCTACTTTCAGCACAAACAATCTACAAGACAATCAAATCCTCTAAATTAGGGGAAGACCGTGAATTAAAAATTCAACTCCCAAGAAATTACGATCAAAACAAAGAAAAAGCATATCCGGTACTTATAGTTCTGGATGGTGATTATCTGTTTGAGCCTGTTGCAGGAAATGTTGATTATTACTCCTATTGGGAAGATATTCCTGAAATGATCGTTGTTGGAATAAATCAACAAGACACACGCAATGCCGATGCTTTCTATAATGAAAAAACATTTTTACCTTCAGATACCGGTGCTGCCTTTTTTGAATTTATAGGAATGGAGCTTATGCCCTTCTTAGACTCTAATTATAGAACTGTACCTTTTAGGGTAGCCATGGGACATGATTTCACATCCAATTTCATCAATTACTATCTTTTAAAAGAAAGCCCATTATTTCAAGGTTATATAAATCTAAGCCCAGATCTGGCCCCAGAGATGCAGGAAAGAGTAGTAAGCGCTCTAAGTAAAACTGAAACTCCGGTGTGGTATTATCTCACAACTTCTTCAGAAGATATTCCAAATTTAAAAGATGAGATCTTAAGTTTTAACACAAAGCTGAAGGCAATAGATAACAAACAACTTCACTATAATTTCGACAATTTTGAAAATGCTACTCATTACTCGCTTGTTGGAAATGCTATTCCAAAAGCAATAGAGCAAATATTTAATGTTTACAGACCAATTTCTATTTTAGATTATAACCGCGTACTTTTGCAGACCTCTGTGTCTTCTTATGATTATTTAGTTGAAAAATACGAGGATATTGAAACGCTTTATAGAATAGAGAAAACCATTAGGCTTAATGATTTGATGGCCGTTTATAAGGCTATGGAAAAAACCGAAAAATGGGACGATCTTGAAAAACTTTCTAAACTAGCAGATAAAAATTATCCTGGTACTATGCTTGCGGCATTTTTTGAAGCTAGATATGATGAAGAAACCGGAAACCCGAAAAGAGCTATGAGAAACTATCAAAAAGGGTATGGCCAAAAGCCTATCTCTTTTTTAACGGTAGATTATATGCTAGATAAGGCAGATCAGATCAAAAAAGACTTTGGGTATTAA
- a CDS encoding DUF4270 domain-containing protein, with product MILLKRLRFMPLMLLTVLAFISCDEDYNTIGGDLIGGQLDSLPRYNPGVIAYSKKLGPVQTNNLPVNLLGVYKDPVFGLQSANVLTQISLATLNPNFGTEPVLDSVILTLPYFSTQIDTDEDGGAVYQLDSIYGTSPVKLTVRRSNYFLNDFDPTDNFQNRQKYFSNQADVFSSSLIGDPLYSNDSFRPTNNRVSYAEVNSSTGNLDTVQKSPRLRVALDKDFFQQNIIDKQGSPELFNNNNFKNYFRGLYFSAEAVNGDGTLMLLNFANSDANIKLYYRSKVADTNDSNEDGDTTDLIYSPASFTLDFNANRVNTLSQDFPAEFLQLIEGSSEDLGSKNLVLKGGAGSMAVIELFEDEEEIQLIRDNNWLINEASLEFYVDQSKITGGDVEPERIYVYDIENNIFLLDYQIDLTLDADRPLNSGTTFASRLVRDEDGNGVKYKIRITELVKSILDENSDVRKLGVVVTQNINLTSNASLKNSIALSDDDISTDLVIDRIPTGSVISPKGTVLYGNLADDEDKRLKFNIYYTETNN from the coding sequence ATGATTTTATTGAAACGCTTACGCTTTATGCCGTTAATGCTATTAACGGTTTTGGCTTTTATATCTTGTGATGAAGATTATAATACTATTGGAGGAGATCTTATTGGAGGTCAATTAGATTCACTTCCAAGATACAATCCTGGAGTAATTGCTTATTCTAAAAAATTAGGACCGGTACAAACTAACAATCTTCCGGTTAATCTTTTAGGAGTTTATAAAGATCCGGTATTTGGTTTGCAATCTGCAAATGTACTTACTCAAATTTCTTTAGCTACATTGAATCCTAACTTCGGAACAGAACCTGTTTTGGATAGTGTGATCCTTACGTTGCCTTACTTTAGTACTCAGATAGATACAGATGAAGATGGGGGTGCGGTGTATCAATTAGATTCTATTTATGGAACCTCACCAGTTAAATTAACAGTTCGAAGATCTAATTATTTTTTAAATGATTTTGACCCTACTGATAATTTTCAAAATCGCCAGAAATATTTCTCCAATCAGGCAGATGTGTTTTCTTCATCCTTAATTGGAGACCCGTTATATTCTAATGATAGCTTTAGACCTACTAACAATAGAGTGAGTTATGCTGAAGTTAACAGTAGTACAGGGAATTTAGATACTGTTCAAAAATCACCAAGATTAAGGGTTGCTTTAGATAAAGACTTTTTTCAGCAAAATATTATAGATAAACAAGGTTCTCCAGAGTTATTTAATAATAACAACTTTAAAAATTATTTTAGAGGATTATATTTTTCTGCGGAAGCTGTAAACGGAGATGGTACTTTGATGTTGCTTAATTTTGCAAATAGCGATGCTAATATCAAATTGTATTATAGGTCTAAAGTAGCAGATACCAATGATTCAAATGAAGATGGAGATACAACAGATCTAATTTACTCGCCTGCTTCCTTTACGTTAGATTTTAATGCAAATAGAGTTAACACGTTATCTCAGGATTTTCCTGCAGAATTCCTTCAGTTAATAGAAGGTTCTAGCGAAGACTTAGGAAGTAAGAACCTAGTTTTAAAAGGTGGTGCTGGTAGTATGGCTGTTATTGAGCTATTTGAAGATGAGGAAGAAATACAGCTAATACGTGATAATAATTGGCTTATTAATGAGGCAAGTTTGGAGTTCTATGTAGATCAAAGTAAAATTACAGGTGGAGATGTAGAGCCAGAAAGAATTTATGTGTATGATATCGAGAATAATATTTTCTTGCTAGATTATCAGATCGATCTAACATTAGATGCAGATAGACCTTTAAATTCTGGAACTACTTTTGCATCTAGATTAGTGAGAGATGAAGATGGCAATGGAGTGAAATATAAAATAAGAATCACAGAACTTGTGAAATCTATTTTAGACGAAAATTCAGATGTTAGAAAATTAGGTGTTGTAGTAACTCAAAATATTAATTTAACGAGCAATGCCAGTTTAAAAAATTCTATAGCTTTAAGTGATGATGATATATCTACAGATCTTGTTATAGATAGGATCCCTACAGGTTCTGTTATTAGCCCAAAAGGTACCGTGTTATATGGTAATCTTGCTGATGATGAAGACAAGAGATTAAAGTTTAATATTTATTATACAGAAACAAACAATTAA
- the panC gene encoding pantoate--beta-alanine ligase gives MQIIKEKAALQQVISGFKSNETTIGFVPTMGALHQGHLSLVIQAARKCDLVVVSIFINPTQFDNPSDLQNYPRTLNSDVALLEELNLNVIVFAPNASELYGDSVKAEHFEYDGLEFEMEGKFRSGHFNGVGTVVKKLFELVQPDMAFFGEKDYQQFQIIKKLTEKHNLPVNVVGCPIDRENNGLARSSRNERLTAQERENSAIIYKILQTVKEKFGTENASNITEWVQKQFNSHSFLKLEYFEIADSNTLKTINKQVSGAQYRAFIAVYAGDVRLIDNIALNY, from the coding sequence ATGCAGATAATTAAAGAGAAAGCCGCCTTACAACAGGTAATTTCAGGATTTAAATCTAACGAAACTACCATAGGATTCGTGCCTACCATGGGTGCTTTACATCAAGGACATTTGTCTTTGGTGATACAAGCAGCAAGAAAATGTGACCTAGTTGTGGTGAGTATTTTTATTAATCCAACCCAATTTGATAATCCTTCAGATCTTCAAAACTATCCCAGAACATTAAATTCTGATGTAGCTCTTTTAGAAGAATTAAATCTAAATGTAATTGTATTTGCTCCAAATGCATCTGAATTATATGGAGATTCTGTTAAGGCTGAACATTTTGAATATGATGGACTTGAATTTGAAATGGAAGGAAAATTTAGATCCGGACATTTTAACGGAGTAGGAACTGTAGTTAAAAAGCTATTTGAACTGGTACAACCAGATATGGCATTTTTTGGTGAGAAAGATTATCAGCAATTTCAGATCATTAAAAAACTTACTGAGAAACACAATTTACCCGTAAATGTAGTTGGATGCCCAATAGACAGGGAAAATAATGGTTTAGCAAGGAGTTCTAGAAATGAACGACTAACGGCTCAAGAACGTGAAAATTCAGCTATCATATACAAGATCCTTCAAACGGTTAAAGAAAAGTTTGGCACAGAAAATGCCTCGAACATAACAGAATGGGTGCAAAAGCAGTTTAATTCTCACTCATTTTTAAAGTTAGAGTATTTTGAAATTGCAGATAGCAACACGTTAAAAACCATAAACAAACAAGTATCTGGAGCACAATATCGTGCCTTTATAGCTGTGTACGCAGGAGATGTAAGGCTTATAGATAATATAGCTCTCAATTATTAA
- the panD gene encoding aspartate 1-decarboxylase — protein MQVHVVKSKIHRVKCTGADLNYIGSITIDEDLMDAANIIEGEKVQIVNNNNGERLETYAIPGPRNSGEITLNGAAARRVAQGDILILITYAIMEFEEAKSFKPSLVFPNEENNLLI, from the coding sequence ATGCAAGTTCACGTAGTAAAATCTAAAATACACCGCGTAAAATGTACCGGGGCAGATCTTAATTATATTGGAAGTATTACCATAGATGAAGATCTTATGGATGCTGCAAATATAATTGAAGGGGAGAAAGTTCAAATCGTTAATAATAACAACGGGGAACGTCTTGAGACCTATGCTATTCCGGGACCACGAAATTCTGGAGAGATCACTTTAAATGGTGCCGCCGCAAGAAGAGTTGCACAAGGGGATATTTTAATTTTAATAACCTATGCTATTATGGAGTTTGAAGAAGCAAAATCTTTCAAGCCTTCTTTAGTATTCCCAAATGAAGAAAATAATTTGTTGATTTAA
- a CDS encoding YbhN family protein: MKKSIIKILKIILPLTLGVFLIWYSLNSATPQERQDLLDNITAANPWFILLSMLFGLLSHLSRAYRWSYLLEPMGYKPKFSNQFMAVMVAYLANFGVPRSGEILRGVSLSTYEDIPFEKVFGTIISERIADFIMLLLVVGIAMIMQTDDLLAYFQNNQINPILTFGVLLAILAFGVIALKLIKRSKHGIFVKFKNFAKGLLEGMRSILKMKNKWGFLFHTLFIWIMYVLMFYVIIFTVPELANTSFGIVMVAFVVGSFAISATNGGIGVYPIAIGASMMLFGIDKQDGEAFGWIAWGTQTLLIVIVGGLSFLFLPILNGKK, encoded by the coding sequence TTGAAAAAATCTATCATAAAAATTTTAAAGATCATACTCCCACTAACACTGGGAGTTTTTTTGATCTGGTACTCATTGAATAGTGCCACTCCTCAAGAAAGACAAGACCTTCTAGACAATATTACTGCTGCAAACCCATGGTTTATCCTACTTTCTATGCTGTTTGGTTTGTTATCTCACCTCTCTAGAGCATATAGATGGAGCTATCTCTTAGAGCCTATGGGCTATAAGCCTAAATTCTCCAATCAGTTCATGGCGGTAATGGTAGCTTATCTGGCCAATTTTGGAGTGCCTAGATCGGGAGAGATCTTAAGAGGAGTAAGTCTTTCTACTTATGAAGATATTCCGTTTGAAAAAGTTTTCGGTACAATCATATCAGAGAGAATAGCAGATTTTATAATGCTATTATTAGTGGTTGGAATAGCCATGATCATGCAAACCGATGACCTTTTAGCCTACTTTCAGAACAATCAAATAAACCCAATTCTTACATTTGGAGTTCTATTGGCAATCTTAGCTTTTGGGGTGATCGCTCTTAAACTTATAAAAAGATCTAAACATGGCATCTTTGTGAAATTTAAGAATTTCGCAAAAGGATTGTTAGAAGGAATGCGTAGCATCTTAAAAATGAAGAATAAGTGGGGTTTTCTATTCCACACTTTATTTATTTGGATTATGTACGTGCTCATGTTCTATGTGATCATTTTCACCGTTCCAGAACTTGCCAACACCTCCTTTGGAATAGTGATGGTAGCATTTGTAGTTGGATCTTTTGCTATTTCTGCAACAAACGGCGGAATTGGGGTCTATCCCATTGCCATAGGTGCGAGTATGATGCTTTTTGGGATAGATAAGCAAGATGGAGAGGCTTTTGGATGGATAGCATGGGGAACACAAACCCTTTTAATTGTGATAGTTGGAGGACTCTCTTTCCTCTTCCTTCCTATTTTAAATGGTAAGAAATAA
- the glmS gene encoding glutamine--fructose-6-phosphate transaminase (isomerizing): MCGIVGYIGFREAYPIVLKGLQRLEYRGYDSAGIALYDGEELNLCKTKGKVADLKAKFEETGTSTEGHVGIGHTRWATHGVPNDVNSHPHYSNSGNLVIIHNGIIENYSALKKELVKRGYTFQSDTDTEVLVNLIEDVMSKEDIKLGKAVQIALNQTVGAYAITVFDKRKPNELVVARLGSPLAIGIGENEYFIASDASPFIEFTSNAIYLEDGEMAVVRLDKEIKVRKIQDDTLVDPYVQELQLNLEQIEKGGYDHFMMKEIYEQPNAITDTYRGRMLVDEGIIRMAGVDDNIDRIANAKRIIVVACGTSWHAGLVSEYIFEDLARIPVEVEYASEFRYRNPVIYENDVVIAISQSGETADTMAAIKLAKEKGAFVFGVCNVVGSSISRETDAGAYTHAGPEIGVASTKAFTTQITVLTLMALKLAKYKGTISDSDFRMHLQELDRIPAKITKVLEENEHIKVIADKYKNAPNCLYLGRGYNFPVALEGALKLKEISYIHAEGYPAAEMKHGPIALIDELMPVVVIATKKGHYDKVVSNVQEIKSRKGKIIAVVTEGDEEVRSLADYVVEIPETLESLTPLLTTIPLQLLSYHIAVMLGKNVDQPRNLAKSVTVE; this comes from the coding sequence ATGTGTGGAATTGTTGGATATATTGGATTTAGGGAAGCTTATCCAATTGTATTAAAGGGATTACAAAGATTAGAGTACAGAGGTTATGATAGTGCGGGTATTGCACTTTATGATGGAGAAGAGCTTAATCTATGTAAGACAAAAGGAAAGGTAGCAGACCTTAAAGCAAAATTTGAAGAGACCGGAACTTCTACGGAAGGACATGTTGGAATAGGGCATACCAGATGGGCAACTCATGGAGTTCCTAATGATGTGAACTCTCATCCTCACTATTCAAATTCAGGGAACTTGGTGATCATTCATAATGGGATTATTGAGAATTACTCTGCATTAAAGAAAGAACTTGTAAAAAGAGGGTATACTTTTCAGTCTGATACAGATACAGAAGTTTTAGTGAATCTTATTGAAGATGTAATGTCTAAAGAAGATATAAAGCTAGGAAAAGCTGTTCAGATCGCATTAAATCAAACTGTTGGAGCTTACGCAATCACAGTTTTTGATAAGAGAAAACCTAATGAGTTAGTTGTAGCAAGATTAGGAAGTCCTTTGGCTATTGGAATTGGTGAAAATGAATACTTTATTGCATCAGATGCTTCACCATTTATTGAGTTTACGAGTAATGCTATCTATCTTGAAGATGGAGAGATGGCAGTGGTAAGATTAGATAAAGAGATCAAGGTTAGAAAAATTCAGGATGATACACTAGTAGATCCTTATGTACAAGAATTACAACTTAATCTTGAGCAAATTGAAAAAGGTGGTTATGATCATTTCATGATGAAAGAGATCTACGAACAACCTAACGCAATTACAGATACTTATAGAGGTAGAATGCTTGTTGACGAGGGCATCATTAGAATGGCTGGTGTAGATGATAATATAGATCGTATTGCCAATGCTAAAAGAATTATTGTTGTTGCTTGTGGTACTTCATGGCATGCCGGTTTAGTATCAGAATATATCTTCGAAGATTTAGCAAGAATACCTGTAGAGGTAGAATATGCTTCAGAATTTAGATATAGAAATCCTGTTATTTATGAAAATGATGTGGTAATTGCTATTTCTCAAAGTGGAGAAACTGCAGATACTATGGCAGCTATTAAATTAGCTAAAGAAAAAGGGGCTTTCGTATTTGGAGTATGTAATGTGGTTGGATCATCTATTTCTAGAGAGACAGATGCAGGTGCTTATACACATGCCGGACCAGAAATTGGTGTAGCTTCAACCAAAGCATTTACAACGCAGATCACCGTTTTAACCTTAATGGCTTTAAAGCTTGCTAAGTATAAAGGTACTATCTCAGATTCAGACTTTAGAATGCACTTGCAAGAGTTAGATAGAATTCCTGCTAAGATCACTAAGGTGTTAGAAGAGAACGAACATATTAAAGTAATTGCAGATAAATATAAAAATGCTCCAAACTGTCTTTACTTAGGTAGAGGTTATAATTTCCCGGTAGCACTAGAAGGAGCGCTTAAGTTAAAAGAGATCTCTTACATTCATGCAGAAGGTTATCCTGCTGCAGAAATGAAGCATGGTCCTATTGCTTTAATAGATGAATTGATGCCGGTAGTTGTTATTGCAACTAAGAAAGGACATTATGATAAAGTGGTAAGTAATGTACAGGAGATCAAATCTAGAAAAGGTAAGATCATAGCTGTTGTTACGGAAGGTGATGAAGAAGTAAGAAGCTTAGCAGATTATGTAGTAGAGATTCCTGAAACCTTAGAATCTTTAACTCCATTATTAACTACTATTCCATTACAATTGTTGTCTTACCATATAGCAGTAATGTTAGGTAAGAACGTAGATCAACCAAGAAACTTGGCTAAATCTGTTACTGTTGAATAG
- the atpD gene encoding F0F1 ATP synthase subunit beta — protein sequence MSKVTGKVAQIIGPVVDVVFNSDNADLPKIYDSLEITRKDGSILVLEVQSHIGENTVRTVSMDSTDGLSRGVEVIATGAPIQMPIGKEVYGRLFNVIGDAIDGMDNLPKAGDAGLPIHRQAPKFEDLSVSTEVLFTGIKVIDLIEPYAKGGKIGLFGGAGVGKTVLIQELINNIAKGHGGLSVFAGVGERTREGNDLLREMLESGIIKYGDDFMHSMEEGGWDLSKVDKTALRDSKATFVFGQMNEPPGARARVALSGLTIAEYFRDGAGDGQGKDVLFFVDNIFRFTQAGSEVSALLGRMPSAVGYQPTLATEMGAMQERITSTKNGSITSVQAVYVPADDLTDPAPATTFAHLDATTVLSRKIAELGIYPAVDPLESTSRILTAGILGEEHYSCAQRVKELLQRYKELQDIIAILGMEELSEEDKQAVYRARRVQRFLSQPFHVAEQFTGLKGVLVDIKETIKGFNMIMDGELDHLPEAAFNLKGTIEEAIEAGEKMLAES from the coding sequence ATGTCTAAAGTCACAGGTAAAGTTGCACAAATCATTGGTCCTGTAGTTGATGTAGTTTTCAACTCAGATAATGCTGATTTGCCTAAAATTTACGATTCCTTAGAAATTACCAGAAAAGATGGTTCTATTTTGGTTTTGGAGGTACAATCTCACATTGGTGAAAATACAGTAAGAACTGTATCTATGGATTCTACTGATGGATTGAGCAGAGGTGTAGAAGTAATTGCTACTGGAGCACCAATCCAAATGCCAATTGGAAAAGAGGTTTATGGTCGTTTATTCAATGTAATTGGAGATGCCATAGATGGAATGGATAACTTGCCTAAGGCTGGTGATGCTGGATTGCCAATTCACCGTCAGGCACCAAAATTCGAAGATCTTTCAGTTTCTACTGAAGTTCTTTTCACCGGTATTAAAGTAATTGATCTTATTGAGCCTTATGCAAAAGGTGGTAAGATTGGTCTTTTTGGTGGAGCAGGAGTTGGTAAAACTGTATTGATTCAGGAACTTATTAATAACATCGCCAAAGGTCACGGTGGACTTTCAGTATTTGCTGGAGTTGGAGAAAGAACTCGTGAGGGGAATGACCTTTTAAGAGAGATGTTAGAGTCTGGAATTATTAAATATGGTGATGACTTTATGCATTCTATGGAAGAAGGTGGATGGGATCTGTCTAAGGTTGATAAAACAGCTTTAAGAGATTCTAAAGCAACTTTCGTATTCGGACAAATGAATGAGCCACCTGGAGCACGTGCTAGAGTTGCACTTTCAGGACTTACAATAGCAGAATATTTCCGTGATGGAGCAGGAGATGGACAAGGAAAAGATGTACTTTTCTTCGTAGATAATATCTTCCGTTTTACACAAGCTGGATCTGAAGTGTCTGCACTTCTTGGACGTATGCCATCTGCGGTAGGTTACCAACCTACATTAGCAACTGAGATGGGTGCCATGCAAGAGCGTATTACCTCAACTAAAAATGGATCTATTACATCTGTACAGGCGGTTTACGTTCCTGCAGATGATTTAACTGACCCGGCACCGGCAACAACCTTTGCTCACCTTGATGCAACAACGGTATTGTCTCGAAAGATTGCAGAACTTGGTATTTATCCTGCAGTAGATCCTTTGGAATCTACTTCAAGAATCCTTACTGCTGGAATTTTAGGTGAAGAACACTATAGTTGTGCACAACGAGTTAAAGAGTTGTTACAACGTTATAAAGAATTACAAGATATTATTGCTATTCTTGGGATGGAAGAACTTTCAGAAGAAGATAAGCAAGCGGTATATAGAGCAAGACGTGTACAACGTTTCTTATCTCAACCTTTCCACGTAGCCGAACAGTTTACAGGTCTTAAAGGAGTGTTGGTAGATATTAAAGAAACCATCAAAGGATTTAATATGATTATGGATGGAGAATTAGATCACTTACCAGAAGCTGCTTTTAACCTTAAAGGGACTATTGAAGAAGCTATTGAAGCTGGAGAGAAAATGTTGGCAGAATCTTAA
- a CDS encoding FoF1 ATP synthase subunit delta/epsilon: protein MYLEIVTPEAVVFGAEVEAVKVPGIDGEFQMLNHHAAIVSLLVEGEVKINLASSANPEMIKSLSKDFRQEGSNVFFYPIKGGVLEMKDNKAIVLAD, encoded by the coding sequence ATGTATTTAGAAATTGTTACTCCTGAAGCAGTAGTATTTGGCGCAGAAGTAGAAGCTGTGAAAGTTCCCGGAATAGATGGGGAATTTCAAATGCTTAATCATCATGCTGCTATTGTTTCTCTTTTAGTGGAAGGAGAAGTGAAGATCAATTTAGCATCTTCTGCAAATCCAGAAATGATAAAGAGTCTTTCTAAAGATTTTAGACAAGAAGGTTCTAATGTTTTTTTCTATCCTATTAAAGGAGGAGTGCTTGAAATGAAGGATAATAAAGCCATTGTTCTAGCAGATTAA